A window of Phycobacter azelaicus contains these coding sequences:
- the lnt gene encoding apolipoprotein N-acyltransferase, giving the protein MALALGALMSFALAPAHFLWTVPIALGGIGVLVLRIKSPRLGAFLGWAFGVGYFALGLAWIIEPFFVDPERHAWMAPFALLFLAGGLALFWGGAFFVAVRFADGGARLLLLMALWSLAEFARAYVLTGFPWAAFGQFWIDTPAVQLLPWIGPHGLALLTLVAFLPLAVIHQRPARALLPAVALAALAAFLPEPPAPERTEHRVRLVQPNAPQHQKWHPDFRWDFVRRAMAFNAEGARPDMIIWPETSVPQLLNHAQETLEAVHQAAPGVPLLIGIQREEDGAYYNSAAYLGPNGAVQGLYDKAHLVPFGEYVPFGDMMARFGIHGFASQAGAGYAAGPGARLLDLPIGAALPLICYEVVFPQDVRAAPERPDVLVQITNDAWFGTRSGPYQHLVQARMRAAEQGLPMLRAANTGISGLIDPYGRLGPSLKLGEAGYVDVVLPAPLPETFFSRTGDWPVFILCVILAALALRRGTIPPPRS; this is encoded by the coding sequence ATGGCCCTTGCTCTGGGCGCTCTGATGTCTTTTGCGCTGGCTCCTGCGCATTTCTTGTGGACGGTTCCCATCGCTTTGGGTGGGATCGGCGTGCTTGTGTTGCGCATCAAGAGTCCCCGTCTTGGGGCTTTCCTCGGCTGGGCCTTCGGGGTTGGCTATTTTGCTTTAGGACTTGCTTGGATCATCGAGCCCTTTTTCGTTGACCCTGAACGCCACGCCTGGATGGCGCCTTTTGCGCTTTTGTTTCTGGCCGGTGGGTTGGCTTTGTTTTGGGGGGGCGCCTTTTTCGTCGCGGTGCGTTTTGCCGATGGTGGCGCGCGCCTTCTGCTGCTGATGGCGCTGTGGAGCCTTGCGGAATTTGCCCGCGCCTATGTGCTGACGGGCTTTCCCTGGGCGGCCTTTGGACAGTTCTGGATTGACACGCCTGCAGTGCAGCTTTTGCCCTGGATTGGTCCCCATGGACTGGCCTTGCTGACGCTTGTCGCCTTTTTGCCCCTGGCGGTGATACATCAACGCCCGGCTCGCGCACTGCTGCCAGCGGTCGCTCTGGCTGCGCTTGCGGCGTTTTTGCCTGAACCGCCTGCGCCCGAGCGGACGGAACACAGAGTGCGCCTGGTGCAGCCCAATGCGCCGCAGCATCAGAAATGGCACCCTGATTTTCGATGGGATTTCGTGCGCCGCGCCATGGCGTTTAATGCCGAAGGCGCGCGCCCGGACATGATCATCTGGCCAGAAACATCGGTTCCGCAGCTATTGAATCACGCGCAAGAGACGCTTGAGGCGGTACATCAGGCCGCGCCGGGCGTGCCTCTGCTGATCGGGATCCAGCGTGAGGAAGATGGAGCATATTACAATTCCGCGGCCTACCTGGGGCCGAATGGCGCCGTTCAGGGGCTTTATGACAAGGCGCATCTGGTTCCGTTTGGGGAGTACGTGCCCTTTGGAGATATGATGGCGCGCTTTGGGATCCATGGCTTCGCCTCGCAAGCGGGGGCAGGCTATGCGGCCGGCCCCGGTGCGCGATTGCTGGACCTGCCAATCGGGGCGGCGCTGCCGTTAATTTGCTACGAGGTCGTGTTTCCGCAGGATGTGCGCGCCGCGCCAGAACGCCCCGATGTTCTGGTGCAGATCACCAATGATGCCTGGTTCGGTACCCGGTCGGGGCCGTATCAACATCTGGTGCAGGCGCGGATGCGGGCTGCCGAACAGGGCCTGCCAATGCTGCGCGCCGCCAATACGGGGATTTCCGGGTTGATCGACCCCTATGGGCGCCTTGGTCCGTCGCTTAAGCTGGGAGAGGCAGGCTATGTCGATGTCGTTCTGCCCGCCCCCTTGCCCGAAACGTTCTTCAGTCGCACCGGAGACTGGCCTGTCTTTATCCTCTGCGTGATCCTCGCGGCTCTAGCCTTGCGCCGTGGCACAATTCCGCCACCACGTTCATAG
- a CDS encoding hemolysin family protein produces MGDIEGSSNAAHSALQIESEALAGKKNGTDLGVDHDEKTGFFGRLFGSLAPTATADAPEEEGATAPEVRPHGMINLRRMRVEDVAIPSAEIVAVPVTTDSEDLVRVFRESGFTRVPVYEGTLDTPLGFAHLKDFALTHGFNCGEEAFDLRKMLRPLLFVPPSMPIGVLLAKMQGERRHMALVIDEYGGVDGLVTIEDLIEQVIGEIEDEHDTGEDQTWFREKSGCYIAQARTPLAEFEAEIGMSLTNHDDVDEEEIDTLGGLVFMLSGRVPARGEVIVHPDGPEFEVVDADPRRIKRLRVLVPNTTE; encoded by the coding sequence ATGGGCGATATAGAAGGCAGTTCTAACGCAGCGCATAGCGCGCTGCAGATAGAGAGTGAGGCCCTTGCGGGCAAAAAAAACGGGACGGATCTCGGAGTGGATCACGACGAGAAGACGGGGTTTTTCGGCCGCCTCTTTGGGTCGCTTGCGCCAACGGCGACGGCAGACGCGCCGGAAGAAGAGGGCGCGACCGCGCCAGAGGTTCGCCCTCACGGCATGATCAACCTGCGTCGGATGCGTGTGGAAGACGTGGCCATCCCCTCGGCGGAAATCGTGGCCGTTCCCGTGACAACTGACAGCGAAGATCTGGTTCGCGTCTTTCGTGAAAGCGGGTTCACCCGCGTTCCTGTCTACGAAGGTACTCTGGATACGCCGCTTGGCTTTGCCCACCTTAAGGATTTTGCGCTGACCCACGGGTTCAACTGTGGTGAGGAAGCCTTTGATCTGCGCAAGATGCTGCGCCCTCTTCTCTTTGTACCGCCGTCTATGCCCATTGGCGTCCTCTTGGCCAAAATGCAGGGCGAGCGGCGCCATATGGCGCTGGTGATCGACGAGTATGGCGGCGTGGACGGGCTCGTGACCATCGAGGATCTGATCGAACAGGTCATCGGGGAAATCGAAGACGAGCATGACACCGGCGAGGATCAGACCTGGTTCCGTGAGAAATCCGGCTGCTACATCGCGCAGGCCCGCACGCCCTTGGCTGAGTTCGAGGCCGAGATCGGCATGTCCCTGACCAACCATGATGATGTGGACGAGGAAGAGATCGATACTCTGGGTGGGCTGGTCTTTATGCTCTCTGGCCGTGTGCCCGCACGCGGCGAGGTGATCGTTCATCCTGATGGCCCCGAGTTCGAGGTGGTGGACGCCGATCCTCGGCGGATCAAACGGCTGCGGGTTCTGGTGCCCAATACCACAGAATGA
- the ybeY gene encoding rRNA maturation RNase YbeY, with protein sequence MTLEISLEDDRWNAVAFEALAERSISTALDHFGLDPEECEISLLACDDARIADLNAEFRDKPTPTNVLSWPADDLAAEEPGGTPLPPEADFTGEISLGDVAIAYETCAREADEAGKPLADHLSHLLVHGVLHLLGYDHIRDPDATVMEALEVEILGKLGIDDPYTESGSL encoded by the coding sequence ATGACGCTTGAGATTTCTCTGGAGGATGACCGCTGGAACGCGGTGGCGTTTGAGGCCTTGGCCGAACGCAGCATCAGCACTGCGCTCGATCATTTCGGCTTGGATCCTGAGGAGTGCGAGATCTCGCTCTTGGCCTGCGATGACGCGCGCATTGCCGACCTCAATGCTGAATTCCGCGACAAGCCCACTCCGACCAATGTTCTCAGCTGGCCTGCTGATGATCTTGCGGCGGAGGAACCGGGCGGCACGCCGCTACCGCCAGAGGCGGATTTCACCGGAGAAATCTCATTGGGTGACGTCGCCATTGCCTATGAAACCTGCGCGCGCGAAGCGGATGAGGCGGGCAAACCGCTTGCCGACCACCTCTCCCATTTGCTCGTTCACGGAGTGTTGCATCTTTTGGGTTACGATCACATCCGCGACCCGGACGCCACAGTGATGGAAGCTCTTGAGGTCGAAATACTTGGCAAACTGGGTATCGATGACCCATATACGGAAAGTGGAAGCCTCTGA
- a CDS encoding PhoH family protein produces the protein MATSAPTPSHHAHPDTAHEVLLEFPDNRLLIDLCGEYDRNLAEIEQKLGVQVLRRGNLLSVMGETGAREQAAAVLTALYDRLETGRSVEPADVDRELRMEQADAANSGSQLEMFSGGKVEIKTRKKLVEPRTDAQKAYVKALYEHEMAFGIGPAGTGKTYLAVAVGVSMFITGQVDKIILCRPAVEAGERLGFLPGTQEEKVDPYMQPLYDALNDFLPGKQLAKLKEEKTIEIAPLAFMRGRTLSNAFVVLDEAQNATTMQMKMFLTRLGEGSRMVITGDRSQVDLPRGVPSGLADAERLLKSIPKISFNYFTARDVVRHPLVAAIIEAYDADVPAG, from the coding sequence TTGGCCACCAGCGCCCCGACCCCGTCGCACCACGCCCATCCCGACACCGCACATGAAGTGCTGCTGGAATTCCCTGACAATCGCCTGCTGATCGACCTTTGCGGTGAATACGATCGCAATCTCGCCGAAATCGAACAAAAACTAGGAGTGCAGGTCCTGCGTCGCGGCAATCTTTTGTCCGTTATGGGCGAGACAGGCGCGCGGGAGCAGGCGGCGGCTGTCCTGACGGCGCTTTATGACCGGCTTGAAACGGGCCGCAGCGTTGAACCCGCCGATGTTGATCGTGAATTGCGCATGGAGCAGGCCGATGCGGCGAATAGCGGCAGCCAGCTTGAGATGTTCAGCGGTGGCAAGGTTGAAATCAAGACCCGCAAAAAGTTGGTGGAGCCGCGCACAGATGCGCAAAAGGCCTATGTGAAGGCCCTCTATGAACACGAGATGGCCTTTGGCATTGGCCCTGCCGGCACCGGCAAGACCTATCTGGCCGTGGCAGTGGGTGTCAGCATGTTCATCACCGGTCAGGTCGACAAAATTATCCTGTGCCGTCCCGCCGTTGAGGCGGGCGAGAGGCTCGGCTTCTTGCCGGGTACCCAGGAAGAGAAAGTCGATCCCTACATGCAGCCGCTCTATGATGCGCTGAACGATTTCCTTCCCGGCAAGCAGCTTGCCAAGTTGAAAGAAGAAAAGACGATTGAGATTGCACCTCTGGCCTTTATGCGGGGGCGCACGCTGTCCAATGCCTTTGTGGTGCTGGACGAGGCGCAGAACGCCACGACCATGCAGATGAAGATGTTCCTCACCCGCCTCGGCGAGGGCTCGCGCATGGTGATCACTGGGGACCGCAGCCAGGTGGACCTGCCGCGCGGGGTGCCCTCGGGGCTGGCGGATGCGGAACGGCTGCTGAAGTCGATCCCGAAGATCAGCTTCAACTACTTCACCGCGCGGGACGTGGTGCGCCACCCGCTGGTTGCTGCCATCATCGAAGCCTATGACGCCGACGTTCCGGCAGGCTGA
- a CDS encoding OmpA family protein, with product MKTAGAVLVAAVTALSLSTASVAAQDSQSRTVRGERYIPTIWVDPDGCEHWVMDDGAEGYMTPHVTPDGKPVCRRGQLCGMMPTDQFFATDKHHINAAGRSRLTEFFQKAKPGTRYFVIAGHTDSRASDEYNIALSKRRANAVAQVAKSAGARVGDIRAYGERDPRVPNTSAANMAQNRRVEIYCVR from the coding sequence ATGAAAACCGCAGGCGCTGTGCTGGTCGCTGCCGTGACCGCGCTAAGCCTGTCGACGGCGTCGGTTGCGGCGCAGGATTCGCAGTCTCGTACTGTGCGGGGCGAGCGTTACATCCCAACAATCTGGGTAGACCCGGATGGCTGTGAACATTGGGTCATGGATGACGGGGCCGAGGGCTATATGACTCCGCATGTTACACCCGACGGAAAGCCGGTGTGTCGTCGTGGTCAGCTTTGCGGCATGATGCCGACGGATCAGTTCTTTGCCACCGACAAGCACCATATCAACGCGGCGGGTCGTTCGCGCCTGACGGAGTTCTTCCAGAAAGCCAAGCCGGGGACCCGTTATTTCGTGATTGCCGGCCATACCGACAGCCGCGCGTCGGATGAATACAACATTGCTCTGTCTAAGCGCCGCGCCAATGCCGTGGCGCAGGTGGCCAAATCCGCCGGGGCCCGTGTGGGTGACATCCGTGCCTATGGCGAACGTGACCCGCGTGTACCGAACACCAGCGCGGCAAATATGGCGCAGAACCGCCGCGTTGAAATCTACTGTGTGCGCTAG